The following are encoded in a window of Nanoarchaeota archaeon genomic DNA:
- a CDS encoding HEPN domain-containing protein — protein sequence MVQSREELVKWSLQKAEEYFSSASLNFEAGRLFPAAEETFRAIEASLEALLFHQGIKNIEYPGRDKNFTGRLALQFLIRDNLVNTNKISRDVSNKYLEVASALHTAGYVQGRMFSKSEVKHYLMIAEDILTLAKSIILKT from the coding sequence GTGGTTCAAAGCCGAGAAGAATTGGTTAAGTGGTCGCTGCAGAAAGCAGAAGAATACTTTTCATCTGCAAGCTTGAACTTTGAAGCAGGCCGGTTATTCCCTGCCGCAGAAGAGACTTTCAGGGCAATAGAGGCATCGCTTGAGGCACTGCTTTTTCACCAGGGCATAAAGAACATAGAATATCCGGGCAGGGATAAAAATTTCACAGGTCGGCTTGCATTGCAATTTTTGATCAGGGATAATCTTGTCAATACAAATAAGATAAGCCGTGATGTTTCGAATAAATATCTTGAAGTGGCATCAGCCCTGCATACTGCGGGCTATGTTCAGGGAAGAATGTTTTCCAAATCTGAGGTTAAACATTATCTGATGATTGCTGAAGATATTCTTACGTTGGCAAAGTCGATCATTTTAAAGACGTGA